In Mucilaginibacter celer, one DNA window encodes the following:
- a CDS encoding glycoside hydrolase family 2 TIM barrel-domain containing protein, giving the protein MSKTFFSKKTIVLLSLNLVTCYKASFGFQAPAGSRLTATDTASVPKEIEDPENIGINKEASHATLMPYASLKEALAANRHASSFSRSLNGMWKFNWVDWPQKRPVNFYKPGYDVSKWKDIKVPSNWQIEGYGTPYYSNFTYIFQKDFPRVMSTPPQKYTAYTERNPVGSYRRDFTVPAEWNGRRIFITFDGVDAGFFIWVNGKKVGYSVNSRNAAEFDLTKYIKPGKNTLAVEVYRFTTGSYLEDQDMWRLSGIFRNVTLWSSPQEHIRDYFVKTNLDQEYKNADVLVSTKIKNYGAAAVKARVLDIALYNGSVAVPGATAKKAIPALKPGEEVTVETSFHVNNPQKWTAETPKLYTTVVKINDGANTVETLSSRTGFRSIEIKGRLFLVNGVPIKLKGVNRHENWPNDGHAVTEEQMIRDIVLIKQANCNHVRTCHYSDDPRWYELCDQYGIYLVAEANLENHGAWDEFNEEPRIKAALIDRNVANVENFKNHPSVVIWSLGNECGSGGSNFRAILKAIKDIDTSRPTHYQGFGIGKNNPADMDSEMYTDVENLEKHANDNTLTKPFYLCEYAHAMFNSMGSVDIYNDLFDKYPQLLGGAIWEWQDQGVYNNRNPKHPITAYGGGFGEFPNDHYFIHKGVVFSDRSPKPHYPELKRAYQWISIRAKDLKNGVVTIKNRYQFITLNSFTAKWEVSENGDVLSSGNLALNKIKPGAEQDVKVPFNITPKPGAEYFLRVSFNQAADNMWAKKGFEVAAQQLELPITVPAAQQQPATGKLTLADGKDEIKVKGTGFALEFDKTKGTFTKMEKDGENVLEGSGGPMLHLWRAPHRIDDEWAYNDYWVKYGLKELAWKTDDVKATQLANGEVEIKVSLTGTGKHDFAVHHQAVYTINGNGNIKVDNNVSFNGDEKIVLARLGVRLFLKKDLNRFEYFGRGPMENYADRKSGFDVGHYNSTVAQQVTPYEKPMDNGNHEDVRWAKVFTDKGLGIAVKQTNELFQVSAQPYCDEEMTDVEYKIDMPKSKWTVLCISHKTLGVGSNGCGPRPLEQYRVHAKPASFSYQIQLLGKK; this is encoded by the coding sequence ATGAGTAAAACCTTTTTCTCAAAAAAAACCATTGTTCTGTTAAGCCTTAACCTTGTTACCTGTTATAAGGCAAGCTTCGGTTTCCAGGCACCTGCCGGGAGCAGGCTAACCGCAACGGACACCGCTTCTGTGCCTAAAGAAATTGAAGACCCCGAAAACATCGGCATCAATAAAGAAGCCAGCCACGCTACGCTGATGCCTTATGCTTCGTTAAAAGAAGCGCTCGCCGCCAACCGCCACGCCTCATCATTTAGCCGCAGCCTGAATGGTATGTGGAAATTTAACTGGGTTGATTGGCCGCAAAAGCGTCCGGTTAATTTTTATAAGCCGGGTTATGATGTATCTAAGTGGAAAGACATCAAAGTACCATCAAACTGGCAAATTGAAGGCTATGGTACCCCTTACTACAGCAATTTTACCTATATCTTTCAAAAAGATTTTCCGAGGGTAATGAGCACCCCGCCCCAAAAATATACCGCCTACACCGAACGGAACCCGGTAGGCAGCTATCGCCGCGATTTTACTGTACCTGCTGAATGGAACGGCCGACGTATTTTTATCACTTTTGATGGTGTTGATGCCGGTTTCTTTATCTGGGTAAACGGCAAAAAGGTAGGCTACAGCGTAAACAGCCGCAATGCCGCCGAATTTGATCTGACCAAATATATCAAACCAGGCAAAAACACCTTAGCGGTAGAAGTTTACCGCTTTACCACCGGCAGTTACCTGGAAGACCAGGACATGTGGCGCTTAAGCGGCATTTTCAGGAATGTAACACTATGGAGCAGCCCGCAGGAACACATCCGGGATTATTTTGTTAAAACCAACCTCGATCAGGAATACAAAAATGCCGATGTACTGGTATCAACCAAAATAAAAAATTATGGCGCTGCGGCTGTTAAAGCCCGCGTGTTGGATATTGCCTTATACAACGGCAGCGTAGCCGTTCCGGGAGCCACAGCAAAAAAAGCTATTCCGGCACTTAAGCCCGGCGAAGAGGTTACCGTTGAAACCAGTTTCCATGTAAACAACCCGCAAAAATGGACGGCCGAAACGCCTAAACTTTATACCACCGTTGTTAAAATTAATGATGGTGCGAATACGGTTGAAACACTTTCGTCGCGCACTGGTTTCAGGAGTATCGAGATTAAAGGTCGCTTGTTTTTGGTTAATGGCGTACCTATCAAACTAAAAGGTGTAAACCGTCATGAAAACTGGCCGAATGATGGCCACGCGGTTACCGAAGAGCAGATGATCAGGGATATTGTGTTGATCAAACAAGCCAACTGTAACCACGTGCGTACCTGCCACTATTCGGATGATCCGCGTTGGTACGAACTGTGCGATCAATACGGCATCTATTTAGTAGCCGAAGCCAACTTAGAAAATCACGGCGCCTGGGACGAGTTTAACGAAGAACCGCGGATTAAAGCAGCTTTGATTGACAGAAACGTTGCCAACGTTGAGAATTTTAAAAACCACCCCTCTGTGGTGATCTGGAGTTTGGGTAACGAATGCGGCAGCGGCGGTTCAAACTTCAGGGCTATTTTGAAGGCCATTAAAGATATCGATACCAGCCGCCCTACACACTACCAGGGTTTCGGCATTGGCAAAAACAACCCTGCCGATATGGACAGCGAGATGTATACCGATGTAGAAAATCTTGAAAAACATGCCAACGATAATACATTAACTAAGCCTTTTTACCTGTGTGAGTATGCGCATGCCATGTTCAATTCGATGGGTTCGGTAGATATTTATAATGATTTGTTTGATAAGTACCCGCAATTATTGGGCGGCGCTATATGGGAGTGGCAGGATCAGGGTGTTTACAACAACCGCAATCCCAAACACCCGATAACTGCATACGGTGGTGGTTTCGGCGAATTCCCTAACGATCATTACTTTATTCATAAAGGCGTTGTGTTTTCAGACAGATCACCAAAGCCTCATTACCCCGAGCTGAAGCGTGCTTACCAATGGATCAGTATCCGCGCTAAAGATTTAAAAAATGGCGTTGTCACTATTAAAAACCGCTACCAGTTTATCACCCTTAACAGCTTTACGGCTAAATGGGAAGTAAGCGAAAACGGCGACGTCCTATCGTCAGGTAACCTTGCTTTAAATAAAATTAAACCAGGTGCCGAACAGGACGTAAAAGTGCCGTTTAACATTACACCTAAACCCGGTGCTGAGTACTTTTTGAGAGTTTCGTTTAATCAGGCTGCTGATAATATGTGGGCTAAAAAAGGATTTGAAGTTGCCGCACAGCAATTAGAGCTACCTATTACCGTTCCGGCCGCACAACAACAACCGGCAACAGGCAAATTGACTTTAGCCGATGGCAAAGATGAAATTAAAGTAAAAGGCACAGGTTTTGCCCTTGAGTTTGATAAAACCAAAGGCACATTCACCAAAATGGAAAAAGACGGCGAAAACGTTTTGGAAGGCAGCGGAGGGCCTATGTTGCATTTGTGGCGCGCACCTCACCGTATTGATGATGAGTGGGCTTACAACGATTACTGGGTAAAATACGGCCTGAAAGAATTAGCATGGAAAACCGACGATGTAAAAGCAACCCAGCTTGCAAACGGCGAAGTGGAGATTAAAGTAAGCCTTACCGGTACCGGCAAGCATGATTTTGCAGTGCATCATCAGGCTGTTTATACCATCAATGGTAATGGAAACATTAAAGTTGATAACAATGTAAGCTTTAACGGTGATGAAAAAATAGTGCTTGCCCGTTTAGGTGTTCGCCTGTTCCTGAAAAAGGACCTGAACCGGTTTGAATACTTTGGCCGCGGCCCGATGGAAAATTACGCCGACAGGAAAAGCGGTTTTGATGTAGGGCACTACAACAGCACCGTGGCTCAACAGGTAACTCCTTACGAAAAACCTATGGACAACGGCAATCATGAAGATGTGCGCTGGGCCAAAGTATTTACAGACAAAGGATTGGGCATTGCCGTTAAGCAAACTAATGAGTTATTCCAGGTAAGTGCCCAACCTTATTGCGATGAGGAAATGACGGATGTTGAGTACAAGATAGATATGCCAAAAAGCAAATGGACAGTGCTTTGCATCAGCCATAAAACTTTAGGTGTAGGTTCAAATGGGTGCGGACCACGGCCGTTGGAACAATATAGGGTACACGCTAAGCCTGCTTCATTTAGCTATCAGATCCAGTTGTTGGGTAAAAAGTAG
- a CDS encoding 3-keto-disaccharide hydrolase, giving the protein MKNLPMFCRFQAVLLLLVFSSIKISFAQQKKDPDVIGRWDLTLSKDGKNLPSWLEVQKSGTHTLIGRYVYAFGSARPISEVKVNNDKYSFSIPPQWEPGDRNMDFEFEVSGDKIKGTMVYTDGKSYEFTGVRAPVLIRTKKPVWGTPVKLFNGKNTAGWHTDGKNQWIAENGILRSPHSGANLITDKIFSDFKLHIEFRYPQGSNSGVYLRGRYELQVIDTKSGDPEPYNNQFSSIYGFVAPNKMMAKNPGEWQSYDVTLIGRIVTVVANGKTVICDQIIPGITGGAINSEEGAPGPLLIQGDHGPIDYRNIVITPAK; this is encoded by the coding sequence ATGAAAAACTTACCGATGTTTTGCCGCTTCCAGGCAGTGTTGTTGTTGCTTGTTTTCAGTAGTATTAAAATTTCATTTGCCCAGCAAAAAAAGGATCCGGATGTGATTGGTCGCTGGGACCTTACCTTAAGTAAAGATGGTAAAAACCTGCCCTCGTGGTTGGAAGTGCAAAAATCGGGCACACATACCTTAATTGGCCGCTATGTATATGCCTTTGGCAGCGCCCGCCCAATTTCGGAAGTTAAGGTTAATAATGATAAATATAGTTTCTCTATCCCCCCGCAATGGGAACCGGGCGACCGTAATATGGATTTTGAGTTTGAAGTTAGCGGCGATAAAATTAAAGGCACCATGGTTTATACCGATGGCAAAAGCTACGAATTTACCGGCGTTAGGGCACCTGTGCTTATCAGGACTAAAAAACCGGTTTGGGGTACGCCCGTTAAGTTGTTTAACGGTAAAAACACAGCCGGCTGGCATACCGATGGCAAAAACCAATGGATAGCCGAAAATGGTATTTTAAGAAGCCCGCATTCGGGAGCTAACCTGATTACCGATAAAATTTTTAGCGATTTTAAACTGCATATCGAGTTTCGTTATCCGCAGGGCAGCAACAGCGGTGTTTACCTGCGCGGCCGTTATGAGTTGCAGGTTATTGATACCAAAAGCGGCGACCCTGAGCCTTATAATAACCAGTTTAGCTCGATATATGGCTTTGTGGCACCAAACAAAATGATGGCCAAAAATCCTGGCGAGTGGCAATCGTATGATGTTACACTGATTGGCAGAATTGTAACCGTTGTTGCCAACGGAAAAACTGTTATTTGCGATCAGATAATTCCCGGTATAACCGGCGGGGCTATTAACAGCGAGGAGGGCGCACCTGGCCCGCTGCTAATCCAGGGCGATCATGGGCCGATTGATTACCGTAATATTGTGATAACACCGGCGAAATAG
- a CDS encoding PQQ-dependent sugar dehydrogenase, which yields MKQLLFNHKKRGAFWVAMVMGAVALVCSSYVLHRPQSPNAAEPPLITLKVQPISSNLQSPTALAFPGNGEIWVTEQPGKIRVVKNGKLLDEPLLDLRSKMLKVNKGYEERGLLGICLHPQFKSNKKFYVFYSANTTGKFNHKDVIAEYKLSSGSDAIDPNSGRVILAQDKPDGNHDGGCIQFGRDGYLYISFGDGGGQGDKHGEIGNGQNLGNLLGKILRVDVNGTAPYSIPKSNPFAGKKDAAPEIWAYGFRNPYRFSFDKASGQLFAGDVGQDLWEEVDIVTKGGNYGWRLTEGTHCYNPDNGCDIKGITMPIAEYSHTEGVSVIGGYVYNGKQVPVLKSKYIFADWVGKMFYLQKNGNQWQRGKITFQNIPTNLKIIGFGEDPTGEVYVLTNSDTGPENENGAVYKILKN from the coding sequence ATGAAACAATTATTATTTAACCATAAAAAACGTGGCGCTTTTTGGGTTGCGATGGTAATGGGCGCTGTAGCGCTTGTTTGCTCATCGTATGTTCTTCATAGGCCACAATCGCCCAACGCGGCTGAACCACCTTTGATCACCCTGAAAGTTCAACCGATTAGTTCAAATTTGCAATCGCCAACAGCTTTGGCTTTTCCGGGGAATGGCGAGATCTGGGTAACCGAGCAACCCGGCAAGATCAGGGTTGTTAAAAACGGTAAACTGCTTGATGAGCCCCTGCTTGATCTGCGGAGCAAAATGCTGAAGGTGAACAAAGGCTATGAAGAGCGTGGTTTGCTGGGCATTTGCCTGCACCCACAATTTAAATCGAACAAAAAGTTCTATGTTTTTTACAGCGCCAACACAACCGGCAAGTTTAACCATAAAGATGTGATTGCCGAATATAAGTTATCATCCGGTTCAGATGCTATCGATCCAAACAGCGGCCGTGTGATCCTCGCACAGGATAAGCCGGATGGGAACCACGATGGCGGCTGTATCCAGTTTGGCCGTGATGGTTATTTATATATTTCATTTGGCGATGGCGGCGGACAAGGCGATAAACATGGCGAGATTGGTAACGGTCAAAATCTCGGCAACCTGCTTGGTAAAATTTTACGCGTTGATGTTAACGGCACCGCTCCTTACAGCATCCCTAAAAGCAACCCTTTTGCAGGTAAAAAAGATGCAGCACCCGAGATCTGGGCGTATGGCTTCCGCAATCCATACCGCTTTTCGTTCGATAAAGCATCGGGGCAATTATTTGCAGGCGATGTTGGCCAGGACCTTTGGGAAGAGGTTGACATTGTAACCAAAGGTGGCAACTATGGCTGGCGCTTAACCGAAGGCACCCATTGCTATAACCCCGACAACGGCTGCGATATTAAAGGGATAACCATGCCCATTGCCGAATACAGTCATACCGAAGGCGTTTCGGTAATAGGCGGTTACGTTTACAACGGCAAACAAGTGCCCGTTTTAAAAAGCAAATACATATTTGCCGATTGGGTTGGCAAAATGTTTTACCTGCAAAAAAACGGCAACCAATGGCAGCGCGGCAAAATCACGTTTCAAAACATCCCGACTAATTTGAAGATCATCGGCTTTGGCGAGGACCCCACCGGAGAGGTTTATGTATTGACTAATTCAGATACCGGGCCGGAGAATGAGAATGGAGCTGTTTATAAGATTTTAAAGAATTAA
- a CDS encoding vanadium-dependent haloperoxidase — translation MKRNLLIALFGLLAITDCHKTPSPQLGNKDIGKVINQMADVMIHDVTNPPLASRFFAYTCLAGYEVVSQNDKQAKSMHGALNDYPAIEVPKQISGYNDKLSAVLAMYETAGKLQPSGSLMLKNEDAFLDSCRKIGFSDEVIDSSKSYAKFISKKILAYAKADNYRKISALPRYKLKGTPGSWNLTPPAYMLPVEPYFNTVRPFTLDSAAQFVPDPPIPFSTDKNSAFYKFLQLSYAKSGNGLKQEEKDIANFWDCNPFAVQNDGHMLIGLKKISPGAHWMGITNIACKQTNAGFAKTMEVNTVVAVGLMDAFICCWDDKYRTNRIRPETAIRQYIDPHWKPLLQTPPFPEYISGHSVVSSTSAVILTHYFGDNFKYTDSVEVSYGVPPRHFTSFTQAAKEAAISRFWGGIHFMDAIDNGIIQGNKVGNRVLSKIKSAQK, via the coding sequence ATGAAAAGAAATTTATTAATAGCGCTATTTGGTTTATTGGCAATAACCGACTGCCATAAAACACCCAGCCCTCAACTGGGTAATAAAGATATTGGCAAGGTGATTAACCAAATGGCCGATGTGATGATCCATGATGTTACCAACCCGCCTTTGGCCTCCCGCTTTTTTGCTTATACCTGTTTGGCGGGATACGAAGTAGTGAGCCAGAATGATAAGCAGGCTAAAAGTATGCATGGTGCACTTAATGATTATCCGGCCATTGAAGTTCCAAAGCAAATTTCCGGATATAATGATAAATTAAGTGCTGTACTGGCTATGTACGAAACTGCCGGAAAGCTTCAGCCCTCGGGCAGTTTGATGCTTAAAAATGAAGATGCTTTTTTAGATTCATGCAGAAAAATAGGCTTCAGTGATGAAGTGATAGATAGTTCAAAAAGCTACGCCAAATTCATCAGCAAAAAGATCCTGGCATATGCGAAGGCTGATAACTACCGAAAGATAAGCGCACTTCCGCGATATAAATTGAAAGGAACTCCCGGGAGCTGGAATCTCACACCGCCAGCTTACATGCTACCGGTTGAACCCTACTTTAATACAGTACGACCTTTTACACTCGACTCGGCAGCGCAGTTTGTTCCTGATCCGCCTATCCCATTCTCTACCGATAAAAATTCGGCGTTTTATAAATTCCTGCAATTGAGCTATGCAAAAAGCGGCAATGGTTTAAAACAGGAGGAAAAAGATATTGCCAACTTTTGGGATTGTAATCCATTCGCCGTTCAAAATGACGGTCACATGCTTATCGGCCTCAAAAAAATCTCGCCGGGAGCGCATTGGATGGGCATAACCAATATTGCCTGCAAACAAACCAATGCCGGCTTCGCGAAAACCATGGAGGTAAACACGGTGGTAGCCGTGGGCCTGATGGACGCTTTTATTTGCTGCTGGGACGATAAATACCGCACCAACCGCATCCGCCCCGAAACGGCCATCCGCCAATATATTGATCCGCATTGGAAACCGTTGCTGCAAACACCGCCATTTCCGGAATACATTAGCGGGCACTCGGTAGTGTCATCCACATCGGCAGTGATCCTTACTCATTATTTTGGCGATAATTTTAAATATACCGATAGCGTGGAAGTAAGCTATGGTGTGCCTCCGCGGCATTTTACATCTTTTACACAAGCTGCCAAAGAAGCGGCTATATCCCGCTTTTGGGGAGGCATCCACTTTATGGATGCTATTGATAATGGCATTATTCAAGGGAATAAAGTGGGCAACCGGGTGTTGAGTAAAATAAAAAGTGCACAGAAATAA
- a CDS encoding zeta toxin family protein, with the protein MPELNIIAGPNGAGKSSFSRFLSFPDALIFDPDLETKKISARYPDINDDAVEAELTRVYEKQEKKALAGYLNFTIETNLRNDYVIKRAERFKSNGYAINLIFFLLPTIADSIDRVRLRVRNKGHNVDIESIKINFEESYKNAIKFANRFDNIMIMDGSSTSQLINAPRPIAIFKENGHLFIDKQAPEWSKTFIVEMQSHSKAPKKADEKTDTDKGIVRIRRHSAKSPDPQKIRKTIAAISRKRPGKRRGR; encoded by the coding sequence ATGCCTGAATTAAATATAATTGCAGGCCCCAATGGTGCCGGAAAAAGTTCGTTCTCCCGCTTCCTTTCATTTCCCGACGCTTTGATTTTCGATCCCGACCTCGAAACTAAAAAGATTTCTGCAAGGTATCCGGATATCAACGACGATGCTGTAGAAGCTGAACTTACAAGGGTTTACGAAAAACAAGAAAAAAAAGCACTTGCCGGCTACCTGAATTTTACCATAGAGACTAATTTGCGTAATGATTATGTGATTAAACGTGCTGAACGTTTCAAATCAAACGGTTATGCAATCAATCTTATCTTTTTCCTGCTTCCTACTATTGCAGATTCTATAGACAGGGTCAGGTTACGCGTACGGAACAAGGGACACAACGTTGATATAGAAAGTATCAAAATTAACTTTGAGGAATCGTATAAAAACGCAATTAAGTTTGCGAATCGTTTTGATAATATCATGATTATGGACGGTTCATCAACCAGCCAACTGATTAACGCTCCTCGCCCCATTGCTATATTCAAAGAAAACGGTCACCTTTTTATCGATAAGCAAGCACCTGAATGGTCAAAGACATTCATTGTGGAAATGCAAAGCCATTCAAAGGCCCCAAAAAAGGCTGACGAAAAAACCGACACTGATAAGGGAATCGTTCGAATACGCCGGCATTCCGCAAAAAGCCCCGATCCTCAAAAAATTAGAAAGACAATCGCTGCGATATCACGAAAAAGACCAGGTAAACGCCGGGGCCGTTGA
- a CDS encoding dihydrofolate reductase family protein — protein sequence MRKIIVVTFITLDGIMQAPGGPEEDQSGGFIYGGWSVPFSDEASGRLMQQQMAPADLLLGRNTFKIFEDYWPKHTQYWPGINDVTKYVLSNTVDKSDWNNTVFLTNVEDIEKLKNSDGPDLKVWGSGELVKLLLKHDLADELWLKIYPVLLGKGKKLYDDGIAPAAFELTESNVTSSGVIFASYKRAGEVKTGSFNI from the coding sequence ATGAGAAAAATAATCGTAGTTACATTCATTACATTAGATGGCATAATGCAGGCACCGGGCGGCCCGGAAGAAGATCAATCAGGCGGTTTCATTTACGGCGGTTGGTCGGTGCCTTTTTCTGATGAAGCTTCGGGCAGGCTAATGCAGCAACAGATGGCCCCGGCCGATCTGTTGCTGGGCAGGAACACATTCAAAATTTTTGAAGATTACTGGCCTAAACATACCCAATACTGGCCTGGTATTAACGATGTAACCAAGTATGTGTTATCCAACACCGTGGATAAATCTGATTGGAACAATACCGTTTTCCTTACCAATGTGGAAGATATCGAAAAGCTCAAAAATTCCGACGGCCCTGATCTTAAAGTTTGGGGTAGCGGCGAACTGGTAAAACTGTTATTAAAGCATGATCTGGCAGATGAACTGTGGCTCAAAATTTACCCTGTGCTACTGGGCAAAGGTAAAAAGCTTTATGACGATGGTATAGCACCTGCTGCTTTCGAATTAACAGAGAGCAACGTTACCTCTTCGGGCGTGATTTTTGCCAGTTACAAACGGGCGGGTGAGGTTAAAACAGGTTCTTTTAATATATAG
- a CDS encoding glycoside hydrolase family 2 protein, with product MKKVFLQLLFMATCFKSFGQETIIKYLSGTDKDHTVQWDFFCTDGRKSDRWTKIPVPSNWELQGFGSYNYGHDKVKSNEQGRYRHEFTAGNWQNKRVLIVFEGSMTDTKVMVNGKQAGPIHQGSFYRFKYDITDLIKPNAKNLLEVTVDKTSANASVNDAERRNSDFWVFGGIYRPVYLEVVPDTYIERMAINAKADGTFQADVYAQNLKGDETIEAQVQKLNGEKVGLPFTIKVNTGADHPELKTKINKPLLWSAEFPNLYQVAISIKNKQGIIHKVRQKFGFRTVELRTNDGLYVNGARIVMKGSDRHSFWPETGRTLSHAIQVMDVKLMKEMNMNAVRMSHYPPDADFLDVCDSLGIYVLDELTGWQANYDTPTGKKLVKELVLRDVNHPSILFWDNGNEGGFNRELDNDYGIYDPQKRTVIHPWEKFNGTDTKHYPDYNYMVNAAANGKEVFFPTEFMHGLYDGGAGAALDDFWAQMVKHPHGAGGFIWAFLDEAVIRTDKNNIYDSDGNHAPDGIVGPHREKEGSFYTIKEIWSPVYIEPQPIDKTFNGKIPVENRYSFTNLNQCSFKWQLVKLPPANANTTKPVVSAAAPLGKFNLKPGAKGVLNLPIPASWAGNDALYLTAYGPDKKELFTWSWAIKTPAEINKIKTIPVKSAVKITDNVQQLVVACDGISYYFDKETGYIQKVVKPSGPVSLSGGPVLAGVNTSLKQFTDKAIKGGHIVEADYDGAATLHVKWTFNSGRPAKLEYQYSQKGDADFMGITFNYPEEKITGMKWLGRGPYRVWKNRLKGQQFGVWHKAYNNTITGQTWGYPEFKGYHAEVNWAVIENKESAFTVYNTDKNVYLQMLRPGREQAALDNNNVEPAFPEGSIGFLNAISPIGTKFQAAKVMGPQSQTNHADGEPVNGTLWFDFGH from the coding sequence ATGAAAAAAGTATTTCTGCAATTATTGTTCATGGCTACCTGCTTCAAGTCATTTGGGCAGGAAACTATTATCAAATACCTATCGGGTACAGATAAAGACCATACCGTACAATGGGACTTTTTTTGTACCGATGGAAGAAAAAGCGACCGGTGGACAAAAATACCCGTTCCGTCAAACTGGGAATTGCAGGGCTTTGGCAGCTACAACTACGGGCACGATAAAGTAAAAAGCAACGAGCAGGGCCGGTACAGGCACGAGTTTACCGCCGGTAACTGGCAAAACAAAAGGGTACTGATAGTTTTTGAAGGCTCCATGACCGATACCAAAGTGATGGTAAACGGCAAGCAGGCTGGCCCTATACACCAGGGTAGTTTTTACAGGTTTAAGTATGATATAACCGATTTAATAAAGCCCAACGCCAAAAACCTGCTGGAAGTTACCGTTGATAAAACATCAGCAAATGCCTCGGTAAATGATGCCGAGCGAAGGAATAGCGATTTTTGGGTATTTGGAGGGATTTACCGCCCGGTTTACCTTGAAGTTGTTCCTGATACTTACATCGAGCGGATGGCTATCAATGCCAAAGCCGATGGTACTTTCCAGGCAGATGTTTATGCTCAAAATTTAAAGGGTGATGAAACCATCGAGGCGCAGGTGCAAAAACTCAACGGCGAAAAAGTCGGCCTGCCTTTTACAATAAAAGTTAACACCGGCGCCGATCATCCCGAACTAAAAACAAAAATCAATAAACCCTTATTGTGGAGTGCAGAATTCCCTAACCTGTACCAGGTTGCCATCTCTATTAAAAACAAACAGGGTATTATTCACAAAGTGAGGCAAAAATTTGGTTTTCGTACGGTTGAGTTACGGACTAACGATGGCTTATATGTGAATGGTGCCAGGATAGTGATGAAAGGCAGCGACAGGCACAGCTTTTGGCCGGAAACCGGCAGGACGCTAAGCCACGCCATCCAGGTGATGGATGTTAAGCTGATGAAAGAGATGAACATGAATGCGGTGCGGATGTCACACTATCCGCCTGATGCTGATTTTTTGGATGTATGCGATTCGTTGGGTATTTATGTTTTGGATGAGCTTACCGGCTGGCAGGCCAATTATGATACGCCAACCGGCAAAAAACTGGTTAAGGAACTGGTGCTGCGCGATGTTAACCACCCCTCCATCCTGTTTTGGGATAATGGCAACGAAGGCGGCTTTAACCGTGAGCTTGATAACGATTACGGTATATACGACCCTCAAAAACGTACGGTGATTCACCCCTGGGAAAAATTTAACGGCACCGATACCAAACACTATCCCGATTATAACTACATGGTTAATGCGGCGGCCAACGGGAAAGAAGTGTTTTTCCCTACCGAGTTTATGCACGGCTTATATGATGGTGGCGCGGGTGCGGCCCTGGATGATTTTTGGGCGCAGATGGTGAAACACCCGCACGGCGCGGGCGGCTTTATCTGGGCTTTTTTAGATGAAGCCGTGATCCGCACGGATAAAAATAATATCTACGATTCGGATGGGAACCACGCCCCCGACGGTATTGTTGGCCCGCATCGCGAAAAGGAAGGGAGTTTTTATACCATAAAAGAGATCTGGTCGCCGGTGTATATTGAGCCGCAACCTATTGATAAAACTTTTAACGGGAAGATTCCTGTAGAAAACAGGTATAGCTTTACCAACCTTAACCAATGTAGTTTCAAGTGGCAGTTGGTTAAGCTTCCGCCAGCCAATGCCAATACAACAAAGCCGGTTGTTAGCGCGGCTGCTCCGCTTGGAAAGTTTAATTTAAAGCCGGGCGCAAAAGGCGTGCTGAACCTGCCCATTCCTGCATCATGGGCCGGTAACGATGCCCTTTATTTAACGGCCTATGGCCCCGATAAAAAGGAATTGTTTACCTGGAGCTGGGCGATAAAAACGCCTGCTGAAATCAACAAAATCAAAACTATTCCTGTCAAATCGGCGGTTAAAATTACCGATAACGTTCAGCAACTTGTGGTAGCGTGCGATGGTATTAGCTATTATTTTGATAAAGAAACAGGCTATATTCAAAAAGTGGTTAAGCCCTCAGGTCCTGTTTCGCTATCCGGCGGCCCTGTTTTGGCTGGTGTAAACACTTCATTAAAACAGTTTACCGATAAAGCCATCAAGGGCGGGCATATTGTTGAAGCAGACTATGATGGCGCGGCAACCCTGCATGTAAAATGGACTTTCAACTCCGGTCGACCTGCCAAATTGGAATATCAATACAGCCAAAAAGGCGATGCCGATTTTATGGGCATCACTTTCAACTATCCCGAAGAAAAAATCACCGGCATGAAATGGCTTGGCCGCGGCCCTTACCGGGTTTGGAAAAACAGGCTGAAAGGGCAACAGTTTGGTGTTTGGCACAAAGCTTACAACAACACCATTACCGGCCAAACCTGGGGCTATCCCGAATTTAAAGGCTACCACGCTGAAGTGAACTGGGCGGTGATCGAAAATAAAGAGTCCGCTTTCACGGTTTACAATACTGATAAAAATGTTTACCTGCAAATGCTGCGCCCGGGCCGGGAACAAGCTGCGCTGGATAATAACAATGTTGAACCGGCCTTCCCCGAAGGCAGTATAGGTTTTTTAAATGCCATCAGCCCAATCGGCACCAAATTTCAGGCGGCAAAAGTAATGGGGCCGCAAAGCCAAACCAACCATGCTGATGGTGAGCCGGTAAACGGAACCCTTTGGTTTGATTTCGGGCATTAA